ATAGGACGGGGGACCTGATGGCACACGCAACCAACGATATCAATGCCTTAACGCGTCTGGCAGGGGGAGGGGTTATGTCAGCGGTGGATGCCTCAATCACAGCTTTAGTGACCTTGTTGACCATGCTCTTTAGCATTTCATGGCAAATGACCTTGGTTGCCATTCTTCCCCTGCCTTTCATGGCCTATGCGACCAGTCGTCTAGGTAGAAAGACTCACAGAGCCTTTGGAGAGTCCCAAGCTGCCTTTTCTGAACTCAATAACAAGGTGCAGGAGTCTGTATCAGGTATCAAAGTGACCAAATCTTTCGGTTATCAGGCAGACGAGCTGGAGTCTTTTCAGGCAGTCAATGAATTGACCTTCCAAAAGAACCTGCAAACCATGAAATACGATAGTCTCTTTGACCCCATGGTTCTCTTGTTTGTTGGCTCCTCCTATGTTTTAACGCTTTTGGTCGGTTCCTTGATGGTTCAGGAAGGGAAAATCACGGTTGGAAATCTGGTTACCTTTATCAGCTACTTGGATATGCTGGTTTGGCCTCTTATGGCTATCGGTTTCCTCTTTAATATCACTCAGCGAGGGAAGGTTTCCTACCAGCGGATTGAGGAACTCTTGTCTCAGGAATCACCTGTACAAGATCCTGAGTTTCCTTTAGATGGCATTGTAAACGGGCGCTTGCAGTATGATATTGATAGCTTTGCCTTTGAAAATGAGGAAACACTGACGGATATTCACTTTAGCTTGGAAAAAGGGCAAACACTGGGCTTGGTCGGTCAGACAGGCTCTGGGAAAACATCTTTGATCAAACTCCTCTTGCGTGAATACGATGTGGACAAGGGAGCCATTTATCTAAATGGTCATGATATTAGAGATTATCGTCTGACAGACCTTCGTAGTCTCATGGGCTACGTTCCTCAGGACCAGTTCCTCTTTGCGAATTCAATCTTAGACAATATACGCTTTGGCAATCCTAACTTGCCCCTTTCAGCGGTCGAGGAAGCGACTAAGCTAGCTCAAGTTTATCAAGACATTGTAGACATGCCTCAGGGATTTGATACGTTGATTGGTGAAAAGGGAGTCAGTCTTTCTGGAGGTCAAAAGCAGCGTCTGGCCATGAGTCGGGCTATGATTTTAGATCCTGATATCTTGATTTTGGATGATTCTTTGTCGGCTGTGGATGCCAAGACGGAGTATGCGATTATCGACAAACTCAAGGAGACGCGAAAGAACAAAACAACCATTATCACGGCTCATCGCCTGAGTGCAGTTGTCCATGCAGATCTGATTTTAGTCCTGCAAAATGGTCAAATTATCGAACGAGGCAGGCACGAAGACTTGCTAGCTTTGGATGGCTGGTATGCCCAAACCTACCAGTCTCAGCAGCTGGAAATGAAAGGAGAAGAAGATGCAGAATAAGAAAGAACAATGGGCTGTATTGAAGCGCTTGATGTCTTATCTCAAGCCTTATGGACTCCTTACCTTTTTGGCACTCAGTTTTCTCCTAGCGACGACGGTCATCAAAAGTGTCATTCCCCTTGTGGCTTCCCACTTTATCGACCAGTATCTCAGCAATCTCAATCAACTCGCTGTGACCGTTTTGCTGGCCTACTATGGCCTTTATATCCTACAAACTCTGGTCCAGTATGTCGGCAATCTTCTCTTTGCGCGCGTGTCTTACAGTATTGTTAGGGATATTCGTCGCGATGCCTTTGCCAATATGGAAAAGCTGGGCATGTCTTATTTTGACAAGACGCCAGCAGGCTCTATCGTCTCTCGTTTGACAAATGACACCGAGACCATCAGTGATATGTTTTCGGGAATTTTGTCCAGCTTTATCTCAGCAGTTTTCATCTTTCTGACAACTCTTTATACCATGTTGGTGTTGGATTTTCGTTTGACTGCATTAGTCTTGCTCTTTCTCCCCTTGATTTTCCTTTTGGTCAATCTCTATCGGAAAAAATCAGTGAAAATCATTGAGAAAACCAGAAGTCTCTTGTCAGATATCAATAGCAAGCTGGCTGAAAACATCGAGGGAATCAGAATAATCCAGGCCTTTAATCAAGAGAAGCGCCTGCAGGCGGAATTCGATGAAATCAACCAAGAACACTTGGTCTATGCCAACCGTTCTGTAGCCTTGGATGCCCTCTTTTTGCGCCCTGCCATGAGTTTGCTGAAACTCCTAGGATACGCTGTTTTGATGGCCTATTTTGGCTATCGTGGTCTTTATCTGGGAATAACGGCAGGAACCATGTATGCCTTTATCCAGTATATCAATCGTCTCTTTGATCCCTTGATTGAAGTGACGCAAAACTTCTCAACCCTGCAAACGTCTATGGTTTCTGCAGGTCGTGTCTTTTCCCTGATAGACGAGAGGACCTATGAACCTCTTCAAGAAAATGGCCAGGCTAAAGTCAAAGAAGGCAATATCCGTTTTGAACATGTGTGTTTTTCTTATGATGGGAAACATCCGATTCTGGATGATATTTCCTTCTCCGTTAATAAGGGTGAGACCATTGCCTTTGTGGGGCATACAGGTTCTGGGAAATCTTCTATTATCAATGTCCTCATGCGCTTTTATGAATTCCAGTCAGGGCGAATTCTCTTGGATGATGTGGATATCAGGGATTTCAGTCAGGAAGAGCTGAGAAAAAACATTGGTCTGGTCTTGCAGGAACCCTTTCTTTATCACGGGACTATCAAGTCCAATATCGCCATGTACCAAGAGATCAGTGATGAGCAGGTCCAGGATGCGGCAGCCTTCGTGGATGCAGATTCCTTTATTCAGGAACTTCCTTTGGGTTATGATTCCCCTGTTTCTGAGCGTGGCTCCAGTTTTTCAACTGGACAGCGCCAGCTTCTTGCCTTTGCTAGAACAGTCGCCAGTCAGCCTAAAATTCTGATTTTGGATGAAGCGACAGCCAATATTGACTCTGAAACAGAAAGTTTGGTTCAAGCTTCTCTGGCTAAGATGAGACAGGGACGGACAACCATTGCCATCGCTCACCGCCTTTCGACCATCCAAGACGCCAACTGTATTTATGTTTTGGATAAGGGACGCATTATCGAGAGTGGAACTCATGAGGAACTCTTGGCTTTGGGAGGAACCTACCACAAGATGTATAGCTTGCAGGCAGGGGCCATGGCCTAATACTCTTTGAAAATCTCTTCAAACTAGGTCATCTTTATCTGCAACCTAAAAGCTGTACTTTGATTTTCATTGAGTAAAAGAAGGAAATCCTTCAAATTACAGATTTCTTTCACCGCCTTTTCCATTTTGTGGTATAATGAAAAATGTTGACAAATAGTATAATAAAAACAAAGGAGAAACAGCATGCTGAAATGGGAAGACTTGCCCGTGGAAATGAAATCAAGCGAGGTTGAGTCTTACTACCAGCTTGTCTCTAAAAGGAAGGGTTCGCTGATTTTCAAGCGTTGCTTGGATTGGGTTCTAGCCTTGGTTGTACTTGTTCTGACCTCTCCCATCTTTCTCATCTTGAGCATTTGGATCAAGTTGGATAGCAAGGGGCCAGTGATTTACAAGCAAGAGCGCGTGACCCAGTACAATCGACCTTTCAAGATTTGGAAGTTCCGTACCATGGTGACGGATGCGGATAAACAAGGGAGTCTGGTGACTTCTGCTAACGATAGCCGCATTACCAAGGTTGGCAATTTTATCCGCCGTGTCCGTTTGGACGAACTGCCTCAGTTGGTCAATGTTCTTAAAGGTGAGATGTCCTTTGTAGGGACGCGTCCTGAAGTGCCTCGTTACACAGAGCAGTATAGCCCTGAGATGATGGCAACCTTGCTTTTGCCAGCAGGGATTACCTCTCCAGCCAGCATCAACTACAAGGATGAGGACACTATCATCAGTCAAATGACGGAGAAAGGTCTGTCGGTTGACCAAGCCTATGTCGAACACGTCCTTCCTGAAAAGATGCGCTATAACCTCGCCTATCTCCGAGAGTTTAGTTTCCTTGGAGACATCAAAATCATGTTTCAAACCGTGTTTGAAGTGCTAAAATAAAGTAGTCATGAGAGAATGAGTACAGATAAAAGGAGCAAATCAATGCCAAATTACAATATTCCATTTTCACCACCCGATATTACGGAAGCAGAAATTGCTGAAGTAGCGGATACCCTGCGTTCTGGTTGGATTACAACAGGTCCTAAGACAAAAGAACTGGAGCGTCGCTTGTCTCAATATACACAGACGCCTAAGACTGTCTGTCTTAACTCTGCGACTGCCGCTCTTGAGTTGATTTTACGCGTCTTGGAAGTGGGACCTGGTGATGAAGTCATCGTTCCAGCCATGACCTATACAGCTTCATGTAGTGTCATTACGCATGTGGGAGCAACCCCTGTCATGGTGGATATCCAAGCAGATACGTTTGAGATGGACTATGACTTGCTCGAGCAAGCCATTACTGAAAAGACCAAGGTGATTATCCCAGTAGAACTTGCAGGTATT
The Streptococcus toyakuensis genome window above contains:
- a CDS encoding sugar transferase, with the translated sequence MLKWEDLPVEMKSSEVESYYQLVSKRKGSLIFKRCLDWVLALVVLVLTSPIFLILSIWIKLDSKGPVIYKQERVTQYNRPFKIWKFRTMVTDADKQGSLVTSANDSRITKVGNFIRRVRLDELPQLVNVLKGEMSFVGTRPEVPRYTEQYSPEMMATLLLPAGITSPASINYKDEDTIISQMTEKGLSVDQAYVEHVLPEKMRYNLAYLREFSFLGDIKIMFQTVFEVLK
- a CDS encoding ABC transporter ATP-binding protein → MQNKKEQWAVLKRLMSYLKPYGLLTFLALSFLLATTVIKSVIPLVASHFIDQYLSNLNQLAVTVLLAYYGLYILQTLVQYVGNLLFARVSYSIVRDIRRDAFANMEKLGMSYFDKTPAGSIVSRLTNDTETISDMFSGILSSFISAVFIFLTTLYTMLVLDFRLTALVLLFLPLIFLLVNLYRKKSVKIIEKTRSLLSDINSKLAENIEGIRIIQAFNQEKRLQAEFDEINQEHLVYANRSVALDALFLRPAMSLLKLLGYAVLMAYFGYRGLYLGITAGTMYAFIQYINRLFDPLIEVTQNFSTLQTSMVSAGRVFSLIDERTYEPLQENGQAKVKEGNIRFEHVCFSYDGKHPILDDISFSVNKGETIAFVGHTGSGKSSIINVLMRFYEFQSGRILLDDVDIRDFSQEELRKNIGLVLQEPFLYHGTIKSNIAMYQEISDEQVQDAAAFVDADSFIQELPLGYDSPVSERGSSFSTGQRQLLAFARTVASQPKILILDEATANIDSETESLVQASLAKMRQGRTTIAIAHRLSTIQDANCIYVLDKGRIIESGTHEELLALGGTYHKMYSLQAGAMA
- a CDS encoding ABC transporter ATP-binding protein, which encodes MSIIQKLWWFFKLEKRRYLVGIVALVLVSVLNLIPPMVMGRVIDAITSGQLTQQDLLLDLFYLLLAAFGMYYLRYVWRMYILGTSYRLGQIMRSRLFEHFTKMSPAFYQTYRTGDLMAHATNDINALTRLAGGGVMSAVDASITALVTLLTMLFSISWQMTLVAILPLPFMAYATSRLGRKTHRAFGESQAAFSELNNKVQESVSGIKVTKSFGYQADELESFQAVNELTFQKNLQTMKYDSLFDPMVLLFVGSSYVLTLLVGSLMVQEGKITVGNLVTFISYLDMLVWPLMAIGFLFNITQRGKVSYQRIEELLSQESPVQDPEFPLDGIVNGRLQYDIDSFAFENEETLTDIHFSLEKGQTLGLVGQTGSGKTSLIKLLLREYDVDKGAIYLNGHDIRDYRLTDLRSLMGYVPQDQFLFANSILDNIRFGNPNLPLSAVEEATKLAQVYQDIVDMPQGFDTLIGEKGVSLSGGQKQRLAMSRAMILDPDILILDDSLSAVDAKTEYAIIDKLKETRKNKTTIITAHRLSAVVHADLILVLQNGQIIERGRHEDLLALDGWYAQTYQSQQLEMKGEEDAE